One segment of Mycolicibacterium sp. YH-1 DNA contains the following:
- a CDS encoding heme oxygenase (biliverdin-producing) — MTLVSTAVEQPLSIAMREGSQSEHDAAENANFIGELLAGRIAPAGYVAYLRQLHTVYAALEAAVRRHRNDPIVAAVYDPALERLAALEADLDHWAPGATSYATDSPAAARYAERLTSADWGGLLLAHHYTRYLGDLSGGQAIGRILDRTFELDGAGLAFYDFPQISKPKIYKDAYRDRLDALALDHDDQRRVVAEVKATFGLNHGLFDELGQRLGEFAR, encoded by the coding sequence ATGACCCTTGTGTCCACCGCCGTTGAGCAGCCGTTATCGATCGCTATGCGGGAGGGCTCGCAGTCCGAGCACGACGCCGCCGAGAACGCGAACTTCATCGGTGAACTCCTCGCGGGACGGATCGCGCCTGCGGGCTATGTCGCCTATCTGCGGCAGTTGCACACTGTCTACGCCGCACTCGAGGCGGCCGTCCGCCGCCACCGCAACGACCCGATCGTGGCGGCGGTCTACGACCCGGCCCTCGAGCGTCTGGCGGCACTCGAAGCCGACCTCGATCACTGGGCGCCCGGGGCCACCTCGTATGCCACCGACAGCCCCGCCGCGGCGCGGTACGCCGAGCGTCTGACCAGCGCCGACTGGGGCGGCCTGCTTCTCGCGCACCACTACACCCGCTACCTCGGGGACCTGTCGGGTGGCCAGGCCATCGGCCGCATCCTCGACCGGACATTCGAACTCGACGGCGCGGGCCTGGCGTTCTACGACTTTCCCCAGATCAGCAAGCCGAAGATCTACAAGGACGCCTATCGCGATCGCCTCGACGCGCTCGCCCTCGACCACGACGATCAGCGGCGCGTGGTCGCCGAGGTCAAGGCGACATTCGGCCTGAACCACGGACTCTTCGATGAACTCGGACAGCGCCTCGGCGAGTTCGCTCGCTGA
- a CDS encoding TetR/AcrR family transcriptional regulator encodes MPRIDADTVEEHREALRRRVFAAFADLMAEHSFDAISMAQIAARAEVGRTAIYHHFPDKEAVLVAFATHETGRYLVALQEQLVGADSPADALRLYIRHHLASGEQFHMGLGRQMSGVVSPASRTAIREHVLAVEAVLRQIIADGVAQGAFVVDDVDTTLLLIHSCLSPRDLDQATVERFLLRAVSR; translated from the coding sequence ATGCCCCGGATCGATGCCGACACCGTCGAAGAGCACCGCGAGGCACTGCGCCGCAGGGTGTTCGCGGCGTTCGCCGACTTGATGGCAGAGCACAGTTTCGACGCGATCTCGATGGCGCAGATCGCGGCGCGGGCCGAGGTTGGCCGAACGGCGATCTACCATCACTTCCCCGACAAGGAAGCGGTGCTGGTGGCTTTCGCCACCCATGAGACCGGTCGCTACCTCGTCGCACTGCAGGAACAGCTGGTGGGCGCCGACAGTCCGGCAGACGCACTGCGCCTCTACATCCGCCACCACCTGGCCTCCGGCGAGCAATTCCACATGGGGCTGGGGCGTCAGATGTCCGGCGTTGTGTCCCCGGCGTCGCGTACCGCCATCAGAGAGCACGTGCTGGCGGTGGAGGCGGTGTTGCGCCAGATCATCGCGGATGGGGTGGCGCAGGGCGCATTTGTCGTCGATGACGTCGACACCACGCTGTTGCTCATTCACTCCTGCCTGAGTCCGCGGGATCTCGACCAGGCCACGGTGGAGAGGTTCCTGCTCCGGGCTGTGTCGCGCTAG
- a CDS encoding type II restriction endonuclease, with amino-acid sequence MVAVEQWLREQCAEYGWGLGGVFRSRGDHAWPLVATGPEDLEAQLLAGGHILPLPKEPAALANVLEVGIVSFLIDRAADLSGSIAARGTERGYPDVELGGEAFGGGFHAIDIKVARRAVGARGNALGRTQSRITLYTGNTYFRHPKILFPGVMRPFAEYASHLDVLGIYTLDENTPGRVADLELIVAHPWQIASRHRSSTTREYIGAVDKIDQLRAGEGEFDTEAEFYAYWRKFPFKTARAVELLLAKQLDK; translated from the coding sequence GTGGTGGCGGTGGAGCAGTGGCTGCGGGAGCAATGCGCGGAGTACGGGTGGGGTCTGGGCGGTGTGTTCCGCAGCCGGGGCGATCACGCCTGGCCGCTGGTCGCGACGGGTCCCGAGGACCTCGAGGCACAACTCCTGGCTGGCGGACACATCCTGCCGCTGCCCAAGGAGCCCGCGGCGCTGGCAAACGTCCTCGAGGTCGGCATCGTCAGCTTCCTGATCGACCGTGCCGCCGACCTCTCCGGATCAATAGCCGCACGGGGCACCGAGCGTGGTTACCCCGATGTCGAACTCGGCGGTGAGGCGTTCGGTGGCGGATTTCACGCCATCGACATCAAAGTGGCCCGGCGCGCAGTCGGTGCCCGCGGCAACGCTTTGGGCCGAACACAGAGCCGAATCACCCTCTACACCGGCAACACCTATTTCAGGCACCCGAAGATCCTGTTTCCCGGAGTCATGCGGCCGTTCGCCGAATACGCCTCCCACCTCGACGTGCTCGGGATCTACACGCTCGACGAGAACACACCGGGCCGGGTGGCCGACCTCGAGCTGATCGTGGCGCACCCATGGCAGATCGCGAGCAGGCATCGATCGTCGACGACGCGTGAGTACATCGGAGCTGTCGACAAGATCGATCAGCTGCGCGCCGGTGAGGGCGAATTCGACACCGAGGCCGAGTTCTACGCGTACTGGCGCAAGTTCCCGTTCAAGACGGCAAGGGCCGTCGAACTGCTGCTCGCCAAGCAACTCGACAAATAG
- a CDS encoding DNA cytosine methyltransferase: MASTKGVAISLFSGAGGLDLGAEAAGFDVRAAVERNRDAALTMEKNFPALASPVIQQDILETSTDEILRAAGLRKGQRPDLLLGGPPCTPFSKSGFWLEWKRSGLDPDASLLQEYTRVLREARPRAFVLENVYALTYDNRASRPALQRLLREIDEAGYAYHMEVLHAANFGVPQARPRLFIVGAPKGKPTPVLPTPTHGGSWERRTTGNGERPFVTSGEALEGLVCDPEPEEVLRGQYAPLLAEIPPGSNYLHYTTERGHPRPKFEWRSRYWSFLLKLDPGKPSPTIQAQPGPNVGPFHWNNRRLRAAEIKRLFTFPDHFELVGSRSSVQAQLGNSVPPLLARQVFESVKASLPG, encoded by the coding sequence ATGGCGAGCACAAAGGGAGTGGCGATCTCGTTGTTCTCTGGCGCAGGCGGTCTGGATCTGGGCGCGGAGGCGGCCGGATTCGACGTCCGAGCAGCCGTCGAGCGCAACCGCGATGCCGCGCTCACCATGGAGAAGAACTTCCCTGCGCTCGCCTCACCCGTCATCCAGCAGGACATCCTCGAGACCAGCACCGACGAGATTCTGCGCGCCGCCGGGCTGCGCAAGGGGCAACGCCCCGACCTTCTCCTCGGTGGGCCGCCGTGCACCCCATTCAGCAAGAGCGGCTTCTGGCTCGAGTGGAAGCGCTCCGGGCTTGATCCGGACGCGTCGCTGCTGCAGGAGTACACCCGGGTGCTCCGCGAGGCCAGACCCCGCGCGTTCGTCCTGGAGAACGTCTACGCCCTGACCTATGACAACCGCGCCAGCCGTCCCGCACTGCAACGGCTGCTACGTGAGATCGACGAGGCGGGTTACGCCTACCACATGGAAGTCCTCCATGCGGCGAATTTTGGTGTGCCGCAAGCACGCCCACGACTTTTCATCGTCGGCGCGCCGAAGGGAAAGCCGACTCCCGTGCTCCCCACACCGACACACGGTGGAAGTTGGGAGCGCCGCACCACCGGCAATGGCGAGCGCCCCTTCGTCACCTCGGGTGAGGCACTCGAGGGGTTGGTCTGCGACCCCGAGCCCGAGGAGGTGCTCCGCGGTCAGTACGCCCCCCTGCTCGCCGAGATCCCGCCCGGCAGCAACTACCTGCACTACACCACCGAGCGCGGCCATCCGCGGCCGAAGTTCGAGTGGCGCAGTCGGTACTGGTCGTTCCTGTTGAAGCTCGACCCCGGTAAGCCCTCGCCGACCATCCAGGCCCAACCGGGGCCGAATGTCGGGCCCTTCCACTGGAACAATCGGCGATTGCGCGCCGCAGAGATCAAGCGGCTCTTCACCTTTCCCGATCACTTCGAACTCGTCGGCAGCCGATCCAGCGTGCAGGCCCAGTTGGGCAACTCGGTTCCCCCGTTACTCGCCCGGCAGGTTTTCGAGTCGGTCAAGGCGTCACTGCCCGGCTGA
- a CDS encoding Hsp70 family protein, with the protein MSDPLGLSIGTTNMVAARVGNPPVTRRSVLTVSGQVLSGFVERVGDPVPLVSADSTRHLADNLVVEALDAMIGDGDASQVAVAVPAHWNGATLRALRAAMRAKPALSPNGVPARLVSDAVAALTALHANPGLPSSGVVALMDFGGGGTSITLADAASSFEPIETLRVPDFSGEQIDQALLAHVLDAVADSDGIDPAGTASVGSLTVLREESRRAKESLSDLDATEVTVELPGHRSAVQVTREDLETLMAAPLDKVFSELDELLLRNRIAWADVSSVIAVGGGARIPLVTRRLAEHSQAPVVTTPQPALDAAVGAAVFAAFAADSDAQTGVASAALATGTIDLGAVDASAPGSATFRALAWSQDDDLVADPLPYTGNPYESPYTGQSPYAAADTGTTRAVSQYVPAAVTYDDEPRAWQRLPQLVFGLAAVVALVAVGGVAIVLTSATDDSTPKPSTAPVTATSAPELLPPPPSELPPPPPVEPPPPVEPPPSVVTVTNEAPPPPPPETVTVERPAPTTTTTTTSPTTTTTTTTTTTTTTTPTTTTTTTTTTTAPAMTTSYLTVPFLPVPIPIQVPSNPNSPPYQQPPQYQQPPYYPQQPQFGY; encoded by the coding sequence ATGAGCGACCCGTTGGGGTTGTCGATCGGGACCACCAACATGGTTGCGGCTCGAGTCGGCAACCCACCCGTCACGCGGCGATCCGTGCTGACCGTTTCCGGCCAGGTACTCAGCGGTTTCGTCGAACGAGTCGGCGATCCGGTGCCCCTGGTCTCCGCGGACAGCACGAGACATCTGGCCGACAACCTCGTCGTCGAGGCACTCGACGCGATGATCGGCGACGGGGATGCATCGCAGGTCGCTGTCGCGGTGCCGGCGCACTGGAACGGTGCGACGCTGCGGGCGTTACGCGCCGCCATGCGGGCCAAACCAGCCCTCTCACCCAACGGCGTTCCCGCGCGACTGGTGTCCGACGCCGTCGCGGCACTGACGGCGCTGCACGCCAATCCCGGACTGCCCAGCAGTGGCGTCGTTGCGCTCATGGACTTCGGTGGCGGTGGCACCAGCATCACCCTGGCTGACGCCGCGTCGTCGTTCGAGCCCATCGAGACGCTGCGGGTCCCCGACTTCTCGGGTGAGCAGATCGACCAGGCTCTGCTGGCGCACGTGCTCGACGCGGTGGCCGACAGCGACGGCATCGACCCGGCGGGGACCGCATCCGTCGGATCGTTGACGGTATTGCGAGAGGAGTCCCGCCGGGCCAAGGAGTCGCTGTCCGACCTGGACGCGACCGAGGTGACGGTCGAACTGCCGGGCCATCGATCCGCCGTTCAGGTCACCCGGGAAGATCTCGAGACGCTGATGGCGGCGCCGTTGGACAAGGTCTTCTCCGAACTCGATGAATTATTGCTGCGCAACAGGATTGCGTGGGCTGACGTCTCGTCCGTGATCGCCGTCGGTGGGGGAGCGCGCATCCCGCTGGTGACTCGGCGGCTGGCCGAACACAGTCAGGCACCCGTGGTGACCACGCCGCAGCCGGCGCTCGACGCCGCGGTGGGGGCCGCCGTGTTCGCCGCATTCGCCGCCGACTCCGATGCTCAGACCGGGGTGGCGTCGGCAGCACTGGCCACGGGCACCATCGACCTGGGCGCCGTCGATGCCAGTGCCCCGGGATCGGCGACCTTCCGCGCACTGGCCTGGTCGCAGGACGATGACCTCGTCGCCGATCCGCTGCCGTACACCGGCAATCCCTACGAGAGCCCCTACACCGGACAGAGCCCGTACGCCGCCGCTGACACCGGCACGACACGTGCGGTGTCGCAATACGTTCCGGCCGCCGTCACCTATGACGATGAACCCCGAGCCTGGCAACGGTTGCCGCAGTTGGTCTTCGGGCTGGCCGCGGTCGTGGCTCTGGTCGCCGTCGGCGGTGTGGCGATCGTCTTGACGAGCGCGACCGACGACTCGACGCCCAAGCCCAGCACCGCCCCGGTCACCGCGACCTCCGCGCCTGAACTTCTGCCGCCGCCCCCATCGGAGCTGCCGCCTCCGCCTCCCGTTGAGCCACCGCCCCCTGTTGAGCCGCCGCCGAGCGTGGTGACCGTGACCAACGAGGCGCCACCTCCGCCGCCCCCGGAGACCGTCACGGTGGAGCGCCCCGCACCGACCACCACTACGACCACGACGTCGCCGACGACCACAACGACGACGACCACCACAACAACGACCACGACGACGCCGACCACGACGACCACCACAACGACGACCACGACGGCGCCGGCTATGACGACGAGCTACCTCACGGTGCCGTTCCTGCCGGTGCCCATCCCGATCCAGGTGCCGTCGAACCCGAATTCGCCGCCCTACCAGCAGCCTCCGCAGTACCAGCAGCCCCCGTACTACCCGCAACAGCCGCAGTTCGGCTACTAG
- a CDS encoding nuclear transport factor 2 family protein: MGDIDEIQQVKYRYLRALDTKHWDDFAETLTEDVIGDYGESLGEEHHFTDRTSLLEFMTTSMPADVITEHRVTHPEITVDGDEATGIWYLQDKVIVPKFNFMLMGAGFYHDRYRRTADGWKISATGYDRTYDASLSTESLNFKVKAGRAVRT, encoded by the coding sequence ATGGGTGACATCGACGAGATCCAGCAAGTGAAGTACCGCTACCTACGTGCGCTCGACACCAAGCACTGGGACGATTTCGCGGAGACACTCACCGAGGACGTCATCGGCGACTACGGCGAGTCTCTTGGCGAGGAGCACCACTTCACCGATCGGACTTCACTGCTCGAGTTCATGACGACCTCCATGCCGGCCGACGTCATCACCGAGCACCGCGTGACACACCCGGAGATCACCGTCGACGGCGATGAGGCCACCGGCATCTGGTACCTGCAGGACAAGGTCATCGTGCCGAAGTTCAACTTCATGTTGATGGGCGCGGGTTTCTACCACGATCGTTATCGGCGCACCGCCGATGGCTGGAAGATCAGCGCAACGGGCTACGACCGCACCTACGACGCGTCGTTGTCAACGGAGTCCTTGAACTTCAAGGTGAAAGCCGGTCGCGCCGTCCGGACTTGA
- a CDS encoding L,D-transpeptidase — MRRLLTVLCVAVVSLVAAPVARAELIPWFASQVGGATQVISVVGVGGSDAKLDVYERTAAGWQAIAAGVPAKIGSKGMSPDHYDGSLLTPMGIYTLDFAFGTQPNPGGGLQYVQVGPNHWWDGDMKSPTYNLMQVCEKSKCPFSTSLSDGTENLDIPQYAHAVVMGVNKERVPGKGGAFFLHTTDGGATAGCVAIDDAMMVKLIKWLRPGALIAVSK; from the coding sequence GTGCGCCGACTGCTGACCGTCTTATGCGTGGCGGTGGTGTCTCTGGTGGCCGCGCCCGTGGCCCGTGCTGAACTCATCCCGTGGTTCGCCAGCCAGGTGGGGGGCGCCACCCAGGTGATTTCGGTTGTGGGCGTGGGTGGCTCGGACGCCAAGCTCGACGTGTACGAACGCACCGCGGCCGGCTGGCAAGCGATCGCCGCGGGGGTGCCTGCCAAGATCGGCTCCAAGGGCATGTCGCCCGACCACTACGACGGCTCGCTGTTGACGCCGATGGGTATCTACACCCTCGACTTCGCCTTTGGCACACAACCGAATCCAGGCGGGGGACTGCAGTACGTGCAGGTCGGACCCAACCACTGGTGGGACGGCGATATGAAGAGCCCGACCTACAACCTGATGCAGGTGTGCGAGAAGAGCAAGTGCCCGTTCAGCACATCGCTGAGCGATGGCACCGAGAACCTCGACATCCCCCAGTACGCGCACGCGGTCGTGATGGGCGTCAACAAGGAGCGCGTCCCCGGCAAGGGCGGCGCGTTCTTCCTACACACCACCGATGGCGGGGCGACGGCAGGCTGCGTGGCGATCGATGACGCGATGATGGTCAAGCTCATCAAGTGGCTGCGCCCCGGTGCGCTCATCGCCGTGTCCAAGTGA
- a CDS encoding bifunctional phosphatase PAP2/diacylglycerol kinase family protein produces the protein MELLRRRRGIQQIGEGLGTLDREVFEAIAESPSPLLDAVMPRLSSAADHSKLWFVLAAAIGAVGSTSAKRGAARGVASLAVTSLLTNQVAKRVWKRPRPNWATVPVVRRSRRMPTSNSLPSGHSASAAAFAVGVGLESPPVGLGLALLAGMVGVSRVATGAHYPGDVLAGFGLGAAIAVVGARIVPPIVEAGLPTADPLRVETPPRPDGAGVVLVINPTSGSGTGARVVEEVREALPRAEIVELDGDDDIQTVLRDAAERAEVLAVGGGDGTVSCAAGIALETGVPFAVFPGGTFNHFAKDVGCDTVARTVAAIREGSVGCVDVLRLNETDTVINTASIGAYPAFVRTREKLEHRIGKPLAGAYAIFHTLRREAPVRIAYDNKVLTTSLFFLGNSVYLPSGFAPSRRTRMDDGLIDVRILETGRRLATLRIVVSLALGRLVRSPLYHEMRVPEFRFTAVDGPTPLAHDGEVEMTLEEASFSVLYRALPVFRPLP, from the coding sequence ATGGAACTCCTGCGACGCCGACGAGGCATTCAGCAGATCGGGGAGGGCCTCGGCACCCTCGACCGCGAGGTTTTCGAGGCGATCGCCGAGTCACCCAGCCCGTTGCTGGACGCGGTGATGCCGCGACTGTCCTCGGCAGCCGACCACTCCAAGCTGTGGTTCGTGCTCGCGGCGGCCATCGGCGCGGTCGGCAGCACATCGGCCAAACGCGGCGCGGCCCGCGGTGTGGCCAGCCTCGCGGTGACGAGTCTGCTGACCAATCAGGTCGCCAAACGGGTGTGGAAGAGGCCGCGACCGAACTGGGCCACCGTGCCCGTCGTGCGGCGCTCTCGGCGGATGCCCACCTCGAACTCACTGCCATCGGGTCACTCCGCCAGCGCAGCGGCGTTCGCCGTCGGAGTGGGGCTCGAGAGCCCACCCGTGGGACTCGGCCTCGCACTGCTGGCAGGCATGGTGGGGGTGTCCCGCGTCGCCACCGGCGCGCACTACCCCGGCGACGTGCTGGCGGGTTTCGGGCTCGGAGCCGCGATCGCGGTGGTCGGGGCGCGAATCGTGCCACCGATCGTCGAGGCCGGGTTGCCCACCGCCGACCCACTGCGGGTCGAGACCCCACCGCGGCCCGATGGCGCCGGGGTGGTGCTTGTCATCAACCCCACCTCCGGAAGCGGCACCGGGGCGCGCGTCGTCGAAGAGGTCCGCGAGGCGCTGCCGAGGGCCGAGATCGTGGAACTCGACGGTGACGACGACATCCAGACGGTCCTGCGGGACGCGGCAGAACGCGCCGAGGTGCTCGCGGTCGGTGGCGGCGACGGAACTGTGTCCTGCGCCGCCGGCATCGCGCTGGAGACCGGTGTCCCCTTCGCGGTGTTCCCGGGCGGCACCTTCAACCACTTCGCCAAGGACGTCGGCTGCGACACCGTGGCCCGCACCGTCGCCGCGATCCGCGAGGGCAGCGTCGGTTGCGTGGATGTCCTGCGTCTCAACGAGACCGACACTGTCATCAACACGGCGAGTATCGGCGCCTACCCCGCGTTCGTCCGGACGCGCGAGAAGCTCGAACACAGGATCGGCAAGCCGCTGGCCGGCGCGTACGCCATCTTCCACACCCTGCGCCGCGAGGCACCCGTGCGAATCGCCTACGACAACAAGGTCCTTACGACCTCACTGTTCTTCCTGGGGAACTCCGTCTACCTCCCGTCGGGGTTCGCACCGTCACGGCGCACCCGAATGGACGACGGCCTTATCGACGTGCGCATCCTCGAGACCGGCCGCCGCCTGGCCACGTTGCGCATCGTGGTGTCTCTGGCTCTCGGCCGACTGGTGCGCAGTCCGCTCTATCACGAGATGCGAGTCCCCGAGTTCCGCTTCACCGCCGTCGACGGCCCCACCCCGCTCGCCCACGACGGGGAGGTCGAAATGACCTTGGAAGAGGCCAGTTTCAGCGTTCTCTACCGTGCGCTTCCGGTGTTTCGGCCTCTGCCTTGA
- a CDS encoding phosphatase PAP2 family protein, with amino-acid sequence MTKSKPVLLGLAVLAAALYVVMWIGWTTPWAWVADVDASALAAAHRAGVENHMWVTFWNTVCTVFSPFVFRLVTVGLIVYAFMQRQRRIAVFLILSIELSGVLTEAAKYLADRPRPATAMVHALSTSFPSGHALGVMVSVLALAVVLAPHVRRGLWPWLVVAGVIVVIAVGVGRVALNVHHPSDVVAGWALGYLWFLACLPVLSGGFRAVKAEAETPEAHGRER; translated from the coding sequence GTGACGAAGAGCAAGCCCGTGCTGCTGGGCCTCGCGGTGCTGGCCGCCGCGCTATACGTCGTGATGTGGATCGGATGGACAACGCCGTGGGCGTGGGTCGCCGATGTCGATGCGTCCGCACTTGCCGCCGCGCACCGGGCCGGCGTCGAGAACCACATGTGGGTGACGTTCTGGAACACCGTGTGCACGGTGTTCTCGCCGTTTGTGTTCCGGCTCGTCACAGTTGGCCTGATCGTGTACGCATTCATGCAACGGCAGCGCCGAATCGCGGTGTTCCTGATCCTCAGCATCGAGCTGTCGGGCGTGCTGACCGAGGCGGCGAAGTACCTGGCGGACCGACCCCGGCCCGCCACGGCGATGGTCCACGCACTGTCGACGTCCTTCCCGTCCGGCCACGCGCTCGGGGTGATGGTCAGCGTGCTTGCGCTCGCGGTGGTCCTCGCCCCGCACGTGCGACGGGGACTGTGGCCGTGGCTCGTCGTCGCGGGCGTGATCGTGGTCATCGCGGTCGGCGTGGGCCGTGTCGCCCTGAACGTGCACCACCCCTCCGACGTGGTGGCGGGATGGGCGCTCGGCTACCTGTGGTTCCTCGCCTGCCTGCCCGTGCTCTCCGGCGGGTTCAGGGCTGTCAAGGCAGAGGCCGAAACACCGGAAGCGCACGGTAGAGAACGCTGA
- a CDS encoding YchJ family protein, with amino-acid sequence MRSRYAAYARGDADYVFRTWHPRTRPTDVSIDADIVWRGLEVTDTAAGGVDDDRGEVEFTAHYEVDGRAAAMHERSQFERRAGRWFYTDGDVDA; translated from the coding sequence ATGAGGTCGCGATACGCGGCCTATGCACGTGGTGATGCCGACTACGTCTTCCGCACCTGGCACCCGCGTACGCGCCCGACGGACGTCAGCATCGACGCCGACATCGTCTGGCGCGGACTCGAGGTGACTGATACCGCGGCAGGCGGGGTTGACGACGATCGTGGGGAAGTGGAGTTCACCGCCCACTACGAGGTCGACGGCCGGGCGGCGGCGATGCACGAGCGCAGCCAGTTCGAACGTCGCGCCGGCCGGTGGTTCTACACCGACGGTGACGTCGACGCCTAG
- a CDS encoding CHAP domain-containing protein yields the protein MTGAALGGVFVACAALTTAPAQAETSATVKVHTQRMADANLNVAQNAWYDQGDQLTLVCSQRGQSVTGHLNPSVPTGGWNDLWYKTSDGSFVPEVYIDTGALGVVAPDCGDGQPALESEPASTNGPTTGRTTNVNRATPGQCTDGAMQKWFQAAGSYPALSGNAKDWPASAQASGWTVTDDAQPRSLVVFQPGVQGAADYGHVAWVNSTSQRPDGLYLNITEMNNAQYGGVGAWHTRDVKHVPTMTYILLP from the coding sequence ATGACGGGGGCGGCGCTGGGAGGTGTGTTCGTGGCGTGTGCGGCGCTGACCACAGCGCCTGCGCAGGCCGAGACCTCGGCCACGGTGAAGGTGCACACGCAGCGTATGGCGGATGCCAACCTGAACGTCGCGCAGAATGCCTGGTACGACCAGGGGGATCAGCTCACGCTGGTGTGTTCGCAGCGAGGGCAGTCCGTCACAGGGCACCTCAATCCGAGCGTCCCCACCGGCGGATGGAATGACTTGTGGTACAAGACCTCTGACGGCAGTTTCGTCCCCGAGGTGTACATCGATACCGGCGCACTCGGTGTCGTTGCACCCGACTGCGGCGACGGCCAACCAGCACTCGAATCGGAACCCGCATCGACCAATGGGCCAACGACAGGGCGGACGACCAACGTCAACCGTGCGACGCCCGGTCAATGTACCGACGGTGCGATGCAGAAATGGTTCCAGGCGGCAGGCAGCTATCCGGCCTTGAGCGGTAACGCCAAGGACTGGCCGGCATCCGCACAAGCCAGCGGGTGGACTGTTACCGACGATGCCCAACCCCGCTCGTTGGTCGTGTTCCAGCCAGGTGTGCAGGGTGCGGCCGACTATGGACACGTCGCGTGGGTGAACTCGACGAGCCAACGCCCCGACGGTCTCTACCTCAACATCACCGAGATGAACAACGCCCAATACGGCGGCGTCGGCGCTTGGCACACTCGCGATGTCAAGCACGTGCCGACCATGACCTACATCCTGCTCCCGTGA
- a CDS encoding sulfatase, whose product MSGPEPDNVLLVHWHDLGRHLGAYGHTDVSSPRLDQLAAEGILFTRAHATAPLCSPSRGSLFTGRYPQSNGLVGLAHHGWEYRSGVRTLPHRLAESGWRTALFGMQHETSYPPTLGFDTYDVSNSYCEYVVEHATTWLTQAPEEPFLLVTGFFETHRPYPPARYEPADPDAVTLPDYLPDLPDVRQDLADFYGSISVADAAVGRLLDTLAETGLDRSTWVVFLTDHGPALPRAKSTLYDAGTGIAMIVRPPTRYRAPGRVYDELFSGVDLMPTLLEILGLPVPEDVEGLSHAATLLEPITHSTPVRDAIYTMKNYHDSFDPIRAIRTKEFSYIENYANRPILELPLDIEESAPGKVMGPLNTAPRPARELYDLRTDPTERDNLLTGTVTPDSEAIASEMALLLNDWREKMNDVIPSDFAGSRISARYTETYMHINGLTLPSRSAMAAERGVEDSLDTMQ is encoded by the coding sequence GTGAGCGGACCCGAACCCGACAACGTCCTGTTGGTGCACTGGCACGACCTGGGCCGCCACCTCGGGGCCTACGGTCACACCGACGTCTCCAGCCCCCGGCTTGACCAGCTCGCTGCCGAGGGCATCCTGTTCACGAGGGCGCATGCGACGGCCCCACTGTGCTCGCCGTCGCGCGGGTCGCTGTTCACCGGCCGGTACCCGCAGAGCAACGGCCTCGTCGGCCTCGCCCACCACGGCTGGGAGTACCGCTCGGGAGTCCGCACCCTGCCGCACCGCCTGGCCGAATCAGGTTGGCGCACTGCACTATTCGGCATGCAGCATGAGACGTCCTACCCGCCAACCCTGGGATTCGACACCTACGACGTGTCGAACTCGTACTGCGAGTACGTGGTCGAGCACGCGACGACCTGGTTGACACAGGCGCCCGAGGAGCCGTTCCTACTCGTCACCGGCTTCTTCGAGACCCACCGCCCCTATCCCCCCGCGCGATACGAACCCGCCGATCCCGATGCCGTCACCCTGCCGGACTACCTGCCCGATCTGCCCGACGTGCGCCAGGACCTGGCCGACTTCTACGGTTCGATATCGGTGGCCGATGCCGCCGTCGGTCGACTCCTGGACACGCTCGCCGAGACCGGACTGGACCGCTCGACCTGGGTGGTGTTCCTCACCGATCACGGGCCGGCCCTGCCGCGCGCGAAGTCGACACTGTACGACGCGGGCACCGGCATCGCGATGATCGTGCGGCCCCCGACGCGCTATCGGGCACCCGGCCGCGTGTACGACGAACTGTTCAGTGGCGTGGATCTGATGCCCACGCTGCTCGAAATACTGGGCCTGCCGGTCCCCGAGGATGTCGAGGGACTCTCGCACGCCGCGACGCTACTCGAGCCCATTACGCATTCCACGCCCGTGCGTGACGCAATTTATACGATGAAGAACTATCACGATTCCTTCGATCCCATTCGGGCGATCAGAACCAAGGAATTCAGCTATATCGAGAATTACGCGAATCGACCCATTCTGGAACTCCCCCTCGATATCGAGGAGAGCGCCCCGGGAAAGGTGATGGGCCCCTTGAATACCGCGCCGCGCCCGGCACGCGAGCTCTATGATCTGCGCACCGACCCCACCGAGCGAGACAATCTGCTGACCGGCACCGTAACGCCGGATTCCGAGGCTATCGCCAGCGAGATGGCCCTGCTGCTCAACGACTGGCGGGAGAAGATGAACGACGTCATCCCCTCCGATTTCGCTGGCTCCCGCATATCCGCCAGGTACACCGAAACGTATATGCACATAAATGGATTGACTCTTCCCAGTCGCTCCGCAATGGCGGCCGAACGCGGCGTCGAGGACAGCCTCGACACAATGCAATAG